From one Salmo salar chromosome ssa09, Ssal_v3.1, whole genome shotgun sequence genomic stretch:
- the slitrk4 gene encoding SLIT and NTRK-like protein 4 produces the protein MHCQLPSLKKSHLQTLTVTKWFSGGFIKGKMLLLVLLAFFVSSTFSDLDSDLSAETCSACSCMSIENVLYVNCEKITVYRPTQLLPPVSSLYHLNFQNNLLIVLYPNSFLNFTHAVSLQLGNNKLQNIEGGAFYGLSSLKQLHLNNNELKVLRADTFYGIENLEYLQADYNLIKYIEKGSFNKLHRLKVLILNDNLVQILPDNIFRFASLTHLDIRGNRIQKLPYLGVLEHIGRIVELQLDDNPWNCTCDLLPLKAWLENMPYNIFIGEAICETPSDLYGRLLKETNKQELCPMGTGSDFDVRMPPSQPENGRTTSDKAPTTIPPIATKAPKTTNPSKIYGNGIVGLPGLNKNIPIMSYQTRTPPLSCPQPCTCKAHPSDFGISVSCQERSINNLADIIPKPPNAKKLHLSGNYIRDISPVDFQGFEGLDLLHLGSNQIVTVQKGVFANLTNLRRLYLNGNQLEQLHPEMFLGLSNLQYLYLEYNAIQEVLAGTFDSMPNLQLLYLNNNVLRSLPAYIFAGVSLARLNLKNNHFMTLPVSGVLDQLRSLTQIDLEGNPWECSCDLVALKLWLEKLNDGVAAKEVKCASPVQFSNIELRLLKNEILCPKLIARPPFILTSTTPVVTSMSPAGVGKAPPGGPVPLSIMILSVLVVLIITVFVAFCLLVFVLRRNKKPAGRQEGMGNQECGSMQLTLRRHNKSNKKDDLGGETFIPHTIQHMNKSHTCGIRDSESGFKFADSQRQKIILLNSADQDKDSLSSLDPRNKRLSTIDELDEFLPRESNMFIQNFLDSKRGDFSSIGGSGFQIRYPEKPQDKKMKKSLIGGNHSKIVVEQRKSEYYELKTKLQGTPDYLQVLEEQTQMSQM, from the exons ATGCACTGCCAATTGCCGTCTCTCAAGAAATCACATTTACAAACGCTTACG GTTACTAAATGGTTTTCTGGGGGATTTATAAAAGGCAAAATGCTGCTTCTAGTTCTGTTGGCCTTTTTCGTATCGAGTACGTTTTCTGACTTGGATTCTGACCTCTCAGCGGAGACCTGCAGCGCCTGTTCATGCATGTCCATCGAGAACGTCCTATATGTGAACTGTGAGAAAATAACTGTGTACAGACCTACCCAGCTGCTGCCCCCGGTCTCTAGCCTCTATCATTTGAATTTCCAAAATAACCTATTGATCGTCCTTTACCCCAATTCCTTTCTCAATTTCACACACGCAGTCTCACTTCAACTGGGAAACAACAAACTACAGAACATCGAAGGAGGGGCCTTTTATGGCCTTAGTTCATTGAAACAGCTGCATTTAAATAACAATGAATTGAAGGTGCTCAGAGCTGACACTTTCTATGGGATCGAAAACTTGGAATACCTCCAGGCTGACTACAATTTGATCAAGTATATTGAAAAAGGATCCTTCAACAAATTGCATCGGTTGAAAGTTCTCATTCTGAATGACAATCTAGTCCAGATCCTTCCTGATAACATTTTTCGCTTTGCCTCCCTTACACATTTGGATATAAGAGGAAACAGGATCCAGAAGCTACCATATCTGGGAGTTTTGGAACACATTGGACGTATAGTGGAATTGCAGCTCGATGACAACCCATGGAATTGCACATGTGATTTGTTACCCTTGAAAGCTTGGTTGGAGAACATGCCCTATAACATTTTTATTGGGGAGGCTATATGTGAAACCCCTAGTGACCTGTATGGACGACTGTTGAAAGAAACAAATAAACAGGAACTGtgtcccatgggaacaggtagtGACTTTGATGTAAGGATGCCCCCTTCACAGCCAGAAAATGGCCGAACAACATCCGACAAGGCCCCCACTACGATACCGCCCATAGCCACCAAAGCTCCCAAAACAACAAACCCATCAAAGATTTATGGTAACGGGATTGTTGGTTTACCCGGtttgaataaaaatattccaattaTGTCCTATCAAACAAGAACCCCACCTCTCTCCTGCCCACAGCCTTGCACCTGCAAAGCTCACCCCTCAGACTTTGGCATCAGTGTGAGTTGCCAAGAGAGGAGTATAAACAATCTAGCAGATATCATTCCCAAGCCACCAAATGCCAAGAAGCTCCACCTGAGTGGAAATTATATCAGAGATATCAGCCCAGTTGATTTCCAAGGCTTTGAGGGTTTAGATTTATTACATTTGGGCAGCAATCAAATAGTCACAGTTCAAAAAGGGGTCTTTGCCAATCTGACCAACCTGCGTAGGCTTTATCTCAATGGGAACCAACTAGAGCAGCTGCATCCTGAGATGTTCCTTGGGCTCAGTAACCTCCAATACTTGTATCTGGAATACAATGCCATACAAGAGGTGTTAGCAGGGACATTTGACTCCATGCCAAATCTGCAGTTGTTGTATCTGAACAATAATGTGCTAAGGAGCCTCCCTGCCTATATCTTTGCAGGCGTTTCCCTGGCTAGGCTAAATCTTAAGAACAACCATTTCATGACTCTGCCTGTGAGTGGTGTCCTAGACCAGCTGAGGTCTCTCACTCAAATTGATCTGGAAGGCAATCCCTGGGAATGCTCCTGTGATTTAGTGGCTCTGAAACTGTGGCTGGAGAAGCTGAATGACGGAGTGGCTGCGAAAGAGGTCAAATGTGCATCCCCAGTTCAGTTTTCCAATATAGAGCTACGGCTGCTGAAAAATGAGATCCTGTGCCCCAAACTTATAGCTAGGCCCCCTTTCATCCTGACCAGTACTACTCCGGTGGTGACCTCCATGTCCCCAGCAGGGGTGGGCAAGGCCCCTCCAGGTGGTCCAGTTCCCCTATCCATCATGATCCTCAGTGTCCTGGTGGTGCTCATCATCACAGTGTTTGTTGCTTTCTGCCTCTTGGTGTTTGTGCTGAGGCGCAATAAGAAGCCAGCCGGACGCCAGGAGGGCATGGGGAACCAGGAGTGTGGCTCCATGCAACTCACGCTCAGGAGACACAACAAATCGAACAAGAAAGATGATCTGGGAGGGGAGACGTTCATCCCCCACACTATCCAGCATATGAACAAGAGTCACACCTGTGGGATTAGAGACTCTGAGTCAGGCTTTAAGTTTGCTGACTCCCAGAGACAGAAAATAATCCTGCTCAACAGCGCTGACCAAGACAAGGACTCACTGTCCTCCCTGGATCCACGCAATAAGAGACTGAGCACCATTGACGAGCTGGATGAGTTCCTGCCAAGAGAATCCAACATGTTTATTCAAAACTTTTTAGACAGTAAAAGGGGGGATTTCAGCAGTATAGGGGGGAGTGGGTTTCAGATCCGTTACCCTGAGAAACCACAGGACAAAAAGATGAAGAAGTCACTAATAGGGGGAAACCATAGTAAGATAGTAGTggaacaaaggaaaagtgagtacTATGAACTTAAAACTAAACTTCAAGGTACACCTGACTACCTTCAGGTTCTGGAAGAACAGACTCAAATGAGTCAAATGTAG